One window of Cryptosporangium minutisporangium genomic DNA carries:
- the selB gene encoding selenocysteine-specific translation elongation factor, giving the protein MHVVATAGHVDHGKSTLVRALTGMEPDRWAEERRRGMTIDLGFAWTRLPGGAEIAFVDVPGHERFVPNMLAGVGPVPAALLVVAADEGWMPQTAEHVAALDALGVSHAVLAVTRSDLADPAPTIQQVTDRLRGTSLAGLPAVAVSGVTGAGLDALRARLASLVAALPAPDATAPVRLWVDRAFTIRGSGTVVTGTLSAGTLRVGDELSLNGRSVHVRGLQALGVPHQEVSAVARVAVNLRNVDKGDVHRGDALLTPGRWTSTALADVRVGGDDLDDAPNALVLHVGSAAVPVRVRPLHHPDKEPQFARLTLATPLPLDARDRALLRDPGGHRVVGRVTVLDTDPPPLTRRGAAAARATDLAAVGTEDNLLRTRRLIRATELRGLGAAPPPDAIRAGDWLLDPQHAAELRERLRKLLANHRATGTLEAGPTIEEARTALDLPDRSVLLALIAAPLTVRDGRVVDRDAAPPLPAPVAAAIELLAADLARNPFRAPEAGRLAALGLGPRELAAAERTGALLRLAENVVLLPGADDQAVGILARLEQPFTTSQARQALDTSRRVVLPLLALLDRRHRTRRLPDDRREVLS; this is encoded by the coding sequence ATGCACGTCGTAGCCACCGCAGGCCACGTCGACCACGGCAAGTCGACGCTGGTCCGGGCGCTGACCGGGATGGAGCCCGACCGGTGGGCCGAGGAGCGCCGCCGGGGCATGACGATCGACCTGGGCTTCGCCTGGACGCGGCTGCCAGGCGGCGCCGAGATCGCGTTCGTCGACGTTCCCGGCCACGAACGATTCGTGCCGAACATGCTGGCCGGCGTCGGCCCGGTGCCGGCCGCGCTGCTCGTCGTCGCGGCCGACGAAGGCTGGATGCCGCAGACCGCCGAGCACGTCGCCGCGCTCGACGCGCTCGGCGTCTCGCACGCGGTGCTGGCCGTGACCCGCAGCGACCTGGCCGATCCGGCGCCGACGATCCAGCAGGTCACCGACCGGCTGCGCGGCACGTCGCTGGCGGGGCTGCCCGCGGTCGCGGTGAGCGGCGTGACCGGCGCCGGGCTGGACGCGCTGCGTGCGCGGCTGGCGTCGCTGGTCGCCGCCCTGCCGGCGCCGGACGCCACGGCACCGGTGCGGCTCTGGGTCGACCGCGCGTTCACGATCCGGGGCAGCGGCACGGTCGTCACCGGAACGCTCAGCGCCGGCACCCTGCGCGTCGGGGACGAGCTGTCGCTGAACGGCCGCAGTGTGCACGTCCGCGGGCTCCAGGCGCTCGGTGTGCCGCATCAGGAGGTCAGCGCGGTCGCGCGGGTCGCGGTCAACCTCCGCAACGTCGACAAGGGCGACGTGCACCGAGGCGACGCGCTGCTCACCCCGGGCCGGTGGACGTCCACGGCGCTGGCCGACGTGCGAGTCGGCGGCGACGACCTCGACGACGCCCCGAACGCCCTCGTCCTGCACGTGGGCTCGGCCGCCGTCCCGGTCCGCGTCCGTCCGTTGCACCACCCCGACAAGGAACCGCAGTTCGCGCGGCTGACGCTGGCGACGCCGCTGCCGCTCGACGCGCGGGACCGGGCCCTGCTCCGCGATCCGGGCGGCCATCGGGTGGTCGGCCGGGTCACGGTGCTCGACACCGACCCGCCCCCGTTGACCCGCCGGGGCGCCGCGGCGGCCCGCGCCACCGACCTGGCCGCCGTCGGCACCGAGGACAACCTGCTGCGGACCCGCCGGCTGATCCGCGCGACGGAGCTGCGCGGCCTCGGCGCCGCTCCCCCACCCGACGCGATCCGGGCCGGCGACTGGCTGCTCGACCCGCAGCACGCCGCCGAGCTGCGCGAACGGCTCCGGAAGCTGCTGGCCAATCATCGCGCCACCGGCACGCTGGAGGCCGGTCCTACGATCGAGGAGGCCCGGACCGCCCTCGACCTGCCCGACCGCAGCGTCCTGCTGGCGCTGATCGCCGCCCCGCTCACCGTCCGCGACGGCCGGGTCGTCGACCGGGACGCCGCTCCCCCGCTGCCCGCGCCGGTCGCCGCCGCGATCGAGCTCCTCGCGGCCGATCTCGCCAGGAACCCGTTCCGGGCCCCGGAAGCCGGACGCCTGGCGGCGCTCGGCCTCGGCCCGCGCGAACTCGCCGCCGCCGAGCGCACGGGGGCGCTTCTCCGCCTGGCCGAGAACGTCGTTCTCCTGCCGGGCGCGGACGATCAGGCGGTCGGCATCCTGGCCCGGCTGGAGCAACCGTTCACCACCAGCCAGGCCCGGCAGGCGCTGGACACCAGCCGCCGGGTGGTGCTGCCGCTGCTGGCGCTGCTCGATCGCAGGCACCGCACGCGCCGGCTCCCGGACGACCGGCGCGAAGTCCTCTCGTAG
- a CDS encoding rhodanese-like domain-containing protein — MAGVPQSPLAKSVDTPIGVDALLATARTDLDRLIPTEARAAVARGALLVDTRTETQRAEQGELPDAIVIDRTVLEWRLDPASGVNIPEAHSYDVEIVVVCRQGYSSSLAAASLRQLGLWRATDLIGGVEAWVADGFPVTDGPADVRR, encoded by the coding sequence ATGGCGGGCGTGCCGCAGAGCCCCCTCGCGAAGAGCGTCGACACCCCGATCGGTGTCGACGCACTGCTCGCCACCGCCCGCACCGATCTCGACCGGCTGATCCCGACGGAGGCCCGCGCCGCGGTCGCCCGCGGGGCGCTGCTGGTCGACACCCGCACCGAGACCCAGCGCGCTGAACAGGGCGAGCTGCCCGACGCGATAGTCATCGACCGCACCGTGCTGGAGTGGCGGCTCGATCCGGCCAGCGGCGTCAACATCCCCGAGGCCCACAGCTACGACGTCGAGATCGTGGTCGTCTGCCGGCAGGGTTACAGCTCCAGCCTGGCCGCGGCGAGCCTGCGGCAGCTGGGTTTGTGGCGGGCCACCGACCTCATCGGCGGGGTCGAGGCGTGGGTCGCGGACGGGTTTCCGGTCACCGACGGACCGGCCGACGTCCGGCGCTGA
- a CDS encoding Hsp20/alpha crystallin family protein, protein MLMRTDPFRQLDQLTQQLFGDAAGTWSKPSVIPMDAYRVGDEFVVDFDLPGITPDAVDLDVERNVLTVRAERRPKAEQPAEMQVRERPLGVFTRQLFLGDALDTERIHASYDNGVLTLRIPVREQAKPRKISIAQAESGPKQINA, encoded by the coding sequence ATGTTGATGCGCACCGACCCGTTCCGGCAGCTCGACCAGCTGACCCAGCAGCTCTTCGGCGACGCGGCCGGAACCTGGTCCAAGCCGTCGGTGATCCCGATGGACGCGTACCGGGTCGGCGACGAGTTCGTCGTTGACTTCGACCTGCCGGGGATCACTCCGGACGCCGTGGACCTCGACGTCGAACGCAATGTGCTCACCGTCCGCGCCGAGCGTCGGCCGAAGGCCGAGCAGCCCGCCGAGATGCAGGTTCGCGAGCGCCCGCTGGGTGTGTTCACCCGGCAGCTCTTCCTCGGCGACGCGCTGGACACCGAGCGCATCCACGCCTCGTACGACAACGGCGTACTGACGCTGCGCATCCCGGTCCGCGAGCAGGCCAAGCCGCGCAAGATCAGCATCGCGCAGGCCGAGTCGGGGCCGAAACAGATCAACGCCTGA
- a CDS encoding ATP-binding protein, translating to MVADEAWSQTAARRLSDPVRLQALRATGLSESTSAPTLDRLTGLAARWLDVPISLVSLVDADRQFSAAACGVTGDREAPLSRSFCQHVVLDDAALIVTDAREDDRLRDHPVVADGVVAYAGIPLRSPSGHVLGSFCVADTRPRSWSELELTTLTDLAAAAEAEIALRRANGRLSASATRVQMLLDTALDAYIAINPDGAITDWNAAAERLFGWTAAEALGQDLTGLIVPERFREAHDRGLARVRETGHSTLAGQRLELAAVDRAGREFPIELTLQVDDDPDLPAFHAFIRDITDRLGAQEALEHERQRLADERTFLQTLLDSLDTGVVACDSAGRLALFNQALLRMHGTNVQPLDAETWAQTYDLHEPDGRTPLDPGQNPLTRAFSGQTVDGQELVITAPGVAARRFLANGRPIDTPDGRRLGALVAMHDITDAHRAESLRRAEHAVAQALADATSAHQAAGAAIAAVADELEWSCGEYWELGEEGGSVQLVCTSRWVAPSGPSCDHVRLLGTAEPGVVDRLARQVWERQASIVTERTAPDDRIRIGMPVRTAEAVSGVVLFCLADLEPPRPDTLLMLDGVCTRIGRYLERRRTEDLVLALAAARRDFERVAAQIEDYLWTVEVLPDGRARSVYASPNSAGVFGATLPADADLAAVFAERVHAGDTASFSDFYATLRDGLSAEIECRIRGFDGESRWIWTRAVPRHEQDRLLVDGISTNVTERRLLAERREDLLGAEREQVARLRDLDRLKDELVAVVSHELRNPIGTIRGYTELLLDDPDLPAEHRTYAEVIDRTSAHLKQLVDQLLDLARIDAGHVHLDARPLSATKLVRETLGDHHPEADAKHLTIVTDLAAHLPVHGDATRLRQVLDNLLSNAIKYTPEGGTVTVTGRSVEGRVEICVADTGIGVPDDQLPKLFTRFFRATTALDRGIKGTGLGLAVTKAIVEAHAGTIAAEPGEPRGTRFRITLPSRPPGDSGR from the coding sequence GTGGTGGCGGACGAAGCCTGGTCGCAGACCGCAGCGCGCCGGCTGAGTGATCCGGTCCGACTGCAGGCGCTGCGTGCCACCGGACTGTCCGAGTCGACCTCCGCACCGACGCTCGACCGGCTCACCGGGCTCGCGGCCCGCTGGCTGGACGTCCCGATCTCGCTCGTCTCCCTGGTCGACGCCGACCGGCAGTTCTCCGCCGCCGCCTGCGGTGTCACCGGCGACCGGGAGGCGCCGCTGTCCCGCTCGTTCTGCCAGCACGTCGTCCTGGACGATGCCGCCCTGATCGTCACCGACGCCCGGGAAGACGACCGCCTACGCGACCACCCCGTGGTGGCCGACGGCGTCGTCGCCTACGCCGGAATTCCGCTGCGCAGCCCGAGCGGGCACGTCCTCGGGTCGTTCTGCGTCGCAGACACCCGTCCCCGGTCCTGGAGTGAGCTGGAGTTGACGACGCTGACCGACCTCGCGGCCGCCGCCGAGGCGGAGATCGCCCTTCGCCGCGCGAACGGACGGCTGTCGGCCTCCGCGACCCGGGTACAGATGCTCCTGGACACTGCTCTGGACGCGTACATCGCGATCAACCCGGACGGCGCCATCACGGACTGGAACGCCGCTGCGGAGCGGCTGTTCGGCTGGACCGCCGCCGAGGCGCTCGGTCAGGACCTGACCGGGCTGATCGTGCCGGAGCGGTTCCGCGAGGCGCACGACCGGGGCCTGGCTCGGGTCCGGGAGACCGGACACTCCACGCTCGCCGGACAGCGCCTGGAACTCGCCGCGGTGGACCGGGCCGGCCGGGAGTTCCCGATCGAACTGACGCTGCAGGTCGACGACGACCCCGACCTGCCTGCCTTCCACGCGTTCATCCGGGACATCACCGACCGGCTGGGCGCACAGGAGGCCCTGGAGCACGAGCGGCAGCGCCTCGCCGACGAACGCACGTTCCTGCAGACCCTGCTCGACAGCCTCGACACCGGGGTGGTGGCCTGCGACAGCGCCGGACGGCTGGCCCTGTTCAACCAGGCCTTGCTGCGCATGCACGGCACGAACGTGCAGCCGCTCGACGCGGAGACGTGGGCGCAGACCTACGACCTGCACGAGCCGGACGGTCGCACGCCGCTCGACCCCGGGCAGAATCCGCTCACCCGCGCCTTCTCCGGCCAGACCGTCGACGGGCAGGAGCTGGTGATCACCGCCCCCGGCGTGGCCGCGCGGCGGTTCCTCGCCAACGGCCGGCCGATCGACACCCCGGACGGGCGTCGGCTCGGCGCCCTCGTCGCGATGCACGACATCACCGACGCCCACCGCGCCGAGTCGCTGCGCCGCGCGGAACACGCCGTCGCGCAGGCCCTCGCCGACGCCACGTCGGCCCACCAAGCCGCCGGAGCAGCGATCGCCGCGGTCGCCGACGAGCTGGAGTGGTCCTGCGGCGAATACTGGGAGCTGGGCGAGGAGGGCGGCTCGGTACAGCTGGTCTGCACCAGCCGCTGGGTGGCGCCGAGCGGCCCCTCCTGCGACCACGTCCGGCTACTCGGTACCGCTGAACCCGGCGTCGTCGATCGGCTGGCGCGGCAGGTCTGGGAGCGCCAGGCCTCGATCGTCACCGAGCGGACCGCCCCGGACGACCGGATCCGGATCGGGATGCCGGTGCGGACCGCGGAGGCGGTCTCCGGCGTCGTCCTGTTCTGCCTGGCCGACCTGGAGCCGCCGCGCCCGGACACGCTGCTCATGCTCGACGGCGTCTGCACCCGGATCGGCCGCTACCTCGAACGGCGCCGCACCGAGGACCTCGTCCTGGCGCTGGCCGCCGCCCGGCGGGACTTCGAGCGGGTCGCCGCGCAGATCGAGGACTACCTGTGGACGGTGGAGGTGCTGCCCGACGGGCGCGCCCGGTCGGTCTACGCCAGCCCGAACAGCGCCGGCGTCTTCGGCGCGACTCTCCCGGCCGACGCCGACCTGGCCGCGGTCTTCGCCGAGCGCGTGCACGCCGGCGACACCGCGTCGTTCTCGGACTTCTACGCCACCCTGCGCGATGGGCTCTCCGCGGAGATCGAGTGCCGCATCCGGGGATTCGACGGGGAGAGCCGATGGATCTGGACGCGTGCCGTGCCCCGTCACGAGCAGGATCGGCTGCTGGTCGACGGCATCTCCACCAACGTCACCGAACGTCGCCTGCTGGCCGAACGACGCGAGGACCTCCTCGGTGCCGAGCGGGAGCAGGTCGCCCGGCTGCGCGACCTCGACCGGCTGAAGGACGAGCTCGTCGCGGTCGTCAGCCACGAGCTCCGCAACCCGATCGGCACGATCCGCGGCTACACCGAGCTGCTCCTGGACGACCCCGACCTGCCCGCAGAGCACCGGACGTACGCCGAGGTCATCGACCGTACGAGCGCCCACCTCAAGCAGCTCGTCGACCAGCTCCTCGACCTCGCGCGGATCGACGCCGGCCACGTCCACCTCGATGCCCGCCCGCTGTCCGCGACGAAACTCGTCCGGGAGACGCTCGGCGACCACCACCCCGAGGCCGACGCCAAGCACCTGACGATCGTCACCGACCTCGCCGCGCACCTGCCCGTCCACGGCGACGCCACCCGGCTCCGGCAGGTGCTGGACAACCTGCTCAGCAACGCGATCAAGTACACCCCCGAGGGCGGCACGGTCACGGTCACCGGCCGATCCGTGGAAGGCAGGGTGGAGATCTGCGTCGCCGACACCGGGATCGGCGTCCCCGACGACCAGCTGCCGAAGCTGTTCACGCGGTTCTTCCGCGCGACCACCGCGCTGGACCGCGGGATCAAGGGCACCGGTCTCGGGCTGGCGGTCACCAAGGCCATCGTCGAGGCACACGCCGGCACGATCGCCGCGGAGCCGGGCGAGCCGCGGGGCACCCGCTTCCGGATCACGCTCCCCAGCCGGCCGCCCGGCGATTCCGGCCGCTGA
- a CDS encoding YihY/virulence factor BrkB family protein, protein MTTATAGAGQGRGREASAPHQIPARGWKDVLVRTVKEFKDDDIPTAAAAAAFYAWLALIPAAIGAITMYGLVASPDQITTQIDQLTASLSADVKAVITDPISSATNASGKGLSIGLIISLAAVLWSASGGMNGMIQAVNTAYDEGDDRNFVKKRGLAILLTLGAIVGFVVAILLVAVLPPALEALNLGSAATTVAGIARWVLLALLMMAGLAILYRYAPDRDNPRIQWVSWGAVIATVLWLLASAGFSFYVNNFGSYNKTYGALAGVIVLNLWLYLSCMVILFGAELNAELEAQTRKDTTTGPGQPLGTRGAQKADEVGPATDSA, encoded by the coding sequence ATGACGACAGCGACGGCGGGTGCGGGCCAGGGCAGAGGCCGCGAGGCGAGCGCACCGCACCAGATCCCGGCCCGGGGCTGGAAAGACGTGCTGGTCCGCACGGTGAAGGAGTTCAAGGACGACGACATCCCGACCGCGGCCGCCGCGGCGGCGTTCTACGCCTGGCTGGCGCTGATCCCGGCCGCGATCGGTGCGATCACGATGTACGGCCTGGTCGCCAGCCCGGACCAGATCACCACCCAGATCGACCAGCTCACTGCGAGTCTGTCCGCGGACGTGAAGGCGGTGATCACCGACCCGATCAGCTCCGCCACCAACGCCAGCGGCAAGGGCCTGTCGATCGGTCTGATCATCTCGCTCGCCGCGGTGCTGTGGAGCGCGTCCGGCGGCATGAACGGAATGATCCAGGCGGTGAACACCGCGTACGACGAGGGCGACGACCGGAACTTCGTCAAGAAGCGCGGCCTGGCGATCCTGCTGACGCTGGGCGCGATCGTCGGGTTCGTGGTGGCGATCCTGCTCGTCGCGGTGCTGCCGCCGGCACTGGAGGCGCTCAACCTCGGGTCGGCCGCCACGACCGTCGCGGGGATCGCCCGCTGGGTGTTGCTCGCCCTCCTGATGATGGCCGGCCTGGCGATCCTCTACCGCTACGCACCCGACCGCGACAACCCGCGGATCCAGTGGGTGTCCTGGGGTGCGGTGATCGCGACCGTGCTGTGGCTGCTCGCGTCCGCCGGGTTCTCGTTCTACGTCAACAACTTCGGCAGTTACAACAAGACCTACGGCGCGCTGGCCGGCGTCATCGTGCTGAACCTGTGGCTCTACCTCTCCTGCATGGTGATCCTGTTCGGCGCCGAGCTCAACGCCGAACTCGAGGCGCAGACCCGCAAGGACACCACGACCGGCCCGGGTCAGCCGCTCGGCACGCGGGGCGCGCAGAAGGCCGACGAGGTGGGGCCCGCGACCGACTCGGCCTGA
- a CDS encoding serine/threonine-protein kinase yields MVEAAPLHAGDPLRLGRYRMIGRLGEGGQGAVYLGVTEGDERVAVKVLKPDLVADTSARRRFLGEVDLARQVSSFCIAEVLDADLDAERPYIVSEFVEGSSLSEAVTADGPRTGGALHRLAVGTVTALVAIHRAGVVHRDFKPHNVLLGPDGPRVIDFGIARMQDATVTAASGVLGSVSYMSPEQIGGEVVGPPSDVFSWAATVAFAATGRHLFGNDSVPSVLRRILYDPPVLAGLPPALVPILAECLEKDPARRPSASSVLLRLLGHDEQSTDARAIEARVLAETRLSPPPAGREQPTVPFSAPSAPPPESGRRPDPPPPPDGFPPPPPDGFPPPVASVPPSDPVPPGSGVTGPAVAVRRRRRWVWPVAAAVVLLLVAGTAAFLVLRPDGVGGDDRLGRDTVLPSKPPGAAGDLRYRQDFNAQPDWDGYRYAPDTDNPAEVTTRGYDVDRGVYTMLARGEDRSNQAQSPFPPKDTSTPLPDAAFGVTAQVQDRSEGTGELGLTCRGDEDTGTAYLFLLSREGTVRVVRQENGSPTELLPVPARAARIGTSPVRLEAVCRTEGSAAHLTFRVDGEQVVDVRDPNPLPGTTRSQLGLHIRVPDSGDDVLEVSFDDFTVYAAG; encoded by the coding sequence GTGGTCGAGGCAGCACCGTTGCACGCCGGCGACCCGTTACGCCTCGGCCGGTACCGGATGATCGGTCGGCTCGGCGAGGGCGGCCAGGGCGCCGTCTATCTCGGCGTGACCGAGGGCGACGAGCGGGTCGCGGTCAAGGTGCTGAAGCCCGACCTGGTCGCCGACACGTCGGCTCGCCGCCGGTTTCTCGGCGAGGTCGACCTGGCCCGCCAGGTGTCGTCGTTCTGCATCGCCGAGGTGCTCGACGCCGATCTGGACGCCGAGCGGCCCTACATCGTCAGCGAGTTCGTGGAGGGCTCGTCGCTGTCCGAGGCCGTGACCGCCGACGGGCCCCGGACCGGGGGAGCGCTGCACCGGCTCGCGGTCGGCACCGTCACCGCCCTGGTCGCCATCCACCGGGCCGGCGTCGTTCACCGTGACTTCAAGCCGCACAACGTGCTGCTCGGCCCGGACGGGCCGCGAGTGATCGACTTCGGCATCGCCCGCATGCAGGACGCGACGGTGACGGCCGCGAGCGGGGTGCTCGGCAGCGTCTCGTACATGTCGCCCGAGCAGATCGGCGGCGAGGTCGTCGGCCCGCCGAGCGACGTGTTCAGCTGGGCCGCGACGGTCGCGTTCGCGGCGACCGGGCGTCACCTGTTCGGCAACGACTCGGTGCCGAGCGTGCTGCGGCGGATCCTGTACGACCCGCCGGTGCTCGCCGGGCTACCGCCGGCGCTCGTGCCGATCTTGGCCGAGTGCCTCGAGAAGGATCCGGCCCGGCGTCCATCCGCGAGCAGCGTGCTGCTCCGGCTGCTCGGGCACGACGAGCAGTCGACGGACGCACGGGCGATCGAGGCGCGGGTGCTCGCCGAGACGCGGCTGAGCCCTCCACCCGCCGGCAGGGAGCAGCCGACCGTCCCGTTCTCCGCACCGAGCGCCCCGCCGCCGGAATCGGGCCGACGACCGGATCCGCCGCCCCCGCCGGATGGGTTCCCGCCGCCCCCGCCGGATGGGTTCCCGCCGCCGGTCGCCTCGGTGCCGCCGAGTGACCCGGTGCCGCCGGGATCCGGCGTCACCGGGCCGGCCGTGGCCGTGCGACGGCGCCGGCGGTGGGTGTGGCCGGTCGCGGCCGCGGTGGTTCTGCTCCTCGTCGCCGGGACCGCCGCCTTCCTGGTGCTCCGTCCCGACGGCGTCGGCGGCGACGACCGGCTCGGACGCGACACCGTGCTGCCGTCGAAGCCGCCCGGCGCCGCCGGAGACCTCCGCTACCGGCAAGACTTCAACGCGCAGCCGGACTGGGACGGCTATCGGTACGCGCCCGACACCGACAACCCGGCCGAGGTCACCACCCGCGGCTACGACGTGGATCGCGGCGTCTACACGATGCTGGCCAGGGGCGAGGACCGGTCCAACCAGGCGCAGTCGCCGTTCCCTCCGAAGGACACGAGCACGCCACTGCCCGACGCCGCGTTCGGCGTCACGGCACAGGTGCAGGACCGATCCGAGGGCACCGGCGAACTCGGGCTCACCTGCCGCGGCGACGAGGACACCGGCACGGCCTACCTGTTCCTGCTGTCGCGCGAGGGCACGGTCCGCGTCGTCCGCCAGGAGAACGGCAGCCCCACCGAGCTGCTGCCGGTGCCCGCGCGGGCCGCCCGCATCGGGACCAGTCCGGTCCGGCTGGAGGCGGTGTGCCGCACGGAGGGCAGCGCCGCCCACCTCACGTTCCGGGTCGACGGCGAGCAGGTCGTCGACGTGCGCGACCCGAACCCGCTGCCGGGCACGACGCGGTCCCAGCTCGGGCTGCACATCCGCGTCCCCGACAGCGGCGACGACGTCCTCGAAGTGTCGTTCGACGACTTCACGGTCTACGCCGCCGGCTGA
- a CDS encoding alpha-amylase, with protein MSADLAWPAQPVIHEVDTWVWLAELTRRYGRPVTLADVPAEAWDEVGLDGVDAIWLMGVWERSPAGLAIARGDDALTAAFRAALPDLRPDDVVGSPYCVRSYTVDARLGGPAGLAAARAVLADRGIRLVLDYVPNHVAPDHPWVRARPDLFIRGTSDDLARSPEAFVEVDGAVLARGRDPFFPPWPDVLQLNAFHPEFRQATVELLDRIGALCDGLRCDMAMLMLTDVFAKTWGDQAGPVPAAEFWPDVLAQVRARHPHLLFVAEAYWDLEWTLQQQGFDYCYDKRLHDRLAEGDVAGLRAHLAAGVDYQRRLLRFVENHDEPRAAATLAPIERLRAATIAIATLPGATLWHEGQFDGRRVRLPVFLGRRPAEPLDPGFRRFGAAVLAAVRAGELRAGTWRLLDVVGWPDNPSHRALLAWSWERGAGRHLVVLNLSERAAQGRVRLPWDDLRGRRWALTPLLESPVFDGPVFDGPVFDRDGDELADPGLFVDLAPWGWHLVAVESAPSRVAERPERLG; from the coding sequence CTCGCCGACGTTCCCGCCGAGGCGTGGGACGAGGTCGGGTTGGACGGCGTCGACGCGATCTGGCTGATGGGCGTCTGGGAACGCAGCCCGGCCGGGCTGGCGATCGCCCGGGGGGACGACGCGTTGACGGCCGCGTTCCGTGCTGCGCTGCCCGATCTGCGCCCGGACGACGTGGTCGGCTCGCCCTACTGCGTGCGTTCGTACACGGTCGACGCCCGGCTCGGCGGACCGGCCGGACTCGCAGCGGCGCGAGCGGTCCTCGCCGACCGGGGGATCCGGCTCGTGCTCGACTACGTCCCCAACCACGTCGCGCCGGACCACCCGTGGGTCCGGGCCCGCCCCGACCTCTTCATCCGCGGCACCAGCGACGACCTCGCGCGGTCACCGGAGGCGTTCGTCGAGGTCGACGGCGCGGTGCTGGCGCGCGGCCGGGACCCGTTCTTCCCGCCCTGGCCGGACGTGCTGCAGCTGAACGCCTTCCACCCGGAGTTCCGGCAGGCCACGGTGGAGCTGCTGGACCGGATCGGCGCGCTCTGCGACGGCCTGCGGTGCGACATGGCGATGCTGATGCTCACCGACGTGTTCGCGAAGACCTGGGGCGACCAGGCCGGGCCGGTACCGGCCGCGGAGTTCTGGCCGGACGTCCTCGCGCAGGTCCGGGCACGCCACCCACACCTGCTGTTCGTCGCCGAGGCCTACTGGGACCTGGAGTGGACGCTGCAGCAGCAGGGCTTCGACTACTGCTACGACAAGCGGCTCCACGACCGCCTGGCCGAGGGGGACGTCGCCGGGCTGCGGGCGCACCTGGCGGCCGGCGTCGACTACCAACGTCGTCTGCTCCGGTTCGTCGAGAACCACGACGAGCCGCGCGCGGCGGCGACGCTGGCCCCGATCGAGCGGCTCCGGGCCGCCACGATCGCGATCGCGACCCTGCCCGGAGCCACGCTCTGGCACGAGGGGCAGTTCGACGGACGGCGGGTCCGGCTGCCGGTGTTCCTCGGGCGGCGTCCCGCCGAGCCGCTCGACCCGGGGTTCCGGCGGTTCGGGGCCGCGGTGCTCGCCGCGGTCCGTGCCGGTGAGCTCCGCGCCGGCACCTGGCGCCTGCTCGACGTCGTCGGGTGGCCGGACAACCCGAGTCACCGCGCGCTGCTCGCCTGGTCCTGGGAGCGGGGTGCGGGGCGGCACCTCGTCGTGCTCAACCTCTCCGAGCGGGCCGCCCAGGGACGCGTCCGGCTGCCGTGGGACGACCTCCGCGGCCGGCGCTGGGCGTTGACCCCGCTGCTCGAGAGCCCGGTGTTCGACGGCCCGGTGTTCGACGGCCCGGTGTTCGACCGGGACGGCGACGAGCTGGCCGACCCGGGGCTGTTCGTCGACCTCGCGCCGTGGGGCTGGCACCTCGTCGCCGTGGAGTCCGCGCCGTCACGGGTCGCCGAACGTCCGGAGCGCCTCGGCTGA